A single Seriola aureovittata isolate HTS-2021-v1 ecotype China chromosome 19, ASM2101889v1, whole genome shotgun sequence DNA region contains:
- the bmf2 gene encoding BCL2 modifying factor 2 isoform X1: protein MFSRTLRHIVGSLPLRRRMDDEEEDMSQPISHLWGTSFRDVKYEDRATPIAAGQALTAVTAAVPTSQSHNNNSISVNTLPCSLHWQPRIPFHGNAGLRSHFPAQFEPMEDRGERQIEEEEEEGRGEEDDRMAERPEEQAGVSVEAQIGRKLREIGDKFQQDHVELFMRHQRQNLPAWMRLTMALFGFLFPRQALVPRLRGEQR, encoded by the exons ATGTTTTCCCGGACTTTGAGACACATCGTCG GGAGTTTACCGCTGAGGCGTCGGatggatgatgaggaggaggacatgTCACAGCCCATCTCGCACCTCTGGGGAACGTCCTTTAGGGACGTCAAATACGAAGACCGAGCCACACCGATTGCAGCCGGACAGGCCCTTACTGCCGTCACCGCTGCTGTGCCCACGTCGCaaagtcacaacaacaacagcatcagcGTCAACACGCTGCCCTGCAGCTTGCACTGGCAGCCTCGCATACCCTTTCACG GCAACGCTGGATTACGCTCACATTTCCCCGCTCAGTTTGAGCCTATGGAGGACCGGGGAGAGAGGCAGattgaagaggaggaggaagagggcagAGGGGAGGAAGATGACAGGATGGCAGAGAGGCCCGAGGAGCAGGCAGGGGTGAGCGTCGAGGCGCAAATTGGCCGTAAACTTCGGGAGATTGGAGACAAGTTCCAACAGGATCATGTTGAACTG TTCATGAGGCACCAGAGACAAAACCTGCCTGCCTGGATGCGCCTTACGATGGCCCTGTTTGGCTTTCTGTTTCCAAGACAGGCTCTCGTCCCCCGcctgagaggagagcagagatga
- the bmf2 gene encoding BCL2 modifying factor 2 isoform X2, translating to MDDEEEDMSQPISHLWGTSFRDVKYEDRATPIAAGQALTAVTAAVPTSQSHNNNSISVNTLPCSLHWQPRIPFHGNAGLRSHFPAQFEPMEDRGERQIEEEEEEGRGEEDDRMAERPEEQAGVSVEAQIGRKLREIGDKFQQDHVELFMRHQRQNLPAWMRLTMALFGFLFPRQALVPRLRGEQR from the exons atggatgatgaggaggaggacatgTCACAGCCCATCTCGCACCTCTGGGGAACGTCCTTTAGGGACGTCAAATACGAAGACCGAGCCACACCGATTGCAGCCGGACAGGCCCTTACTGCCGTCACCGCTGCTGTGCCCACGTCGCaaagtcacaacaacaacagcatcagcGTCAACACGCTGCCCTGCAGCTTGCACTGGCAGCCTCGCATACCCTTTCACG GCAACGCTGGATTACGCTCACATTTCCCCGCTCAGTTTGAGCCTATGGAGGACCGGGGAGAGAGGCAGattgaagaggaggaggaagagggcagAGGGGAGGAAGATGACAGGATGGCAGAGAGGCCCGAGGAGCAGGCAGGGGTGAGCGTCGAGGCGCAAATTGGCCGTAAACTTCGGGAGATTGGAGACAAGTTCCAACAGGATCATGTTGAACTG TTCATGAGGCACCAGAGACAAAACCTGCCTGCCTGGATGCGCCTTACGATGGCCCTGTTTGGCTTTCTGTTTCCAAGACAGGCTCTCGTCCCCCGcctgagaggagagcagagatga